Proteins encoded by one window of Nocardioides euryhalodurans:
- a CDS encoding MCE family protein: MVKRLIVPGVVLALLAAAAVVMFGNEERRTLTAHFPRTISLYEGSDVRVLGVPVGTVDSVTPSGTDVVVTISYDPEVKVPADAQAVIVSPSIVGDRYVQLTPAYDGGEVLPDGATMQTEQTAVPLELDEIYENLDELNVALGPTGANRNGALSDLLEVTAENFGGEGEQFNQTIRDFSDFSQTLSDNREEFFGSARALQGFISTLAENDQTVRDFNQSIADVSTVLEGEKEELAASLRNLSTALGEVSTFVRDNRAILGRNIEGLNRVSKVLVKQRDALDEILSAAPVALNNLALTYNPQAGTLDTRSNLEQTPGQIAADPATFLCGFVSQADTSGEACDLIQEALPEPSRVPLGQGPNPAWQDRFDQSLGGLVEVGR, encoded by the coding sequence GTGGTGAAGCGACTGATCGTCCCCGGCGTCGTCCTGGCGCTGCTCGCCGCCGCTGCCGTCGTCATGTTCGGCAACGAGGAGCGCCGGACCCTGACCGCCCACTTCCCGCGCACCATCTCCCTCTACGAGGGCAGTGACGTCCGGGTGCTCGGCGTGCCCGTCGGCACCGTCGACTCGGTGACCCCCTCCGGCACCGACGTGGTGGTGACCATCTCCTACGACCCCGAGGTGAAGGTGCCCGCGGACGCGCAGGCCGTCATCGTCTCGCCGTCCATCGTCGGCGACCGCTACGTCCAGCTGACCCCGGCCTACGACGGCGGTGAGGTGCTCCCCGACGGCGCCACCATGCAGACCGAGCAGACCGCCGTACCGCTCGAGCTCGACGAGATCTACGAGAACCTCGACGAGCTCAACGTCGCGCTCGGCCCGACCGGTGCCAACCGCAACGGCGCGCTGTCGGACCTGCTCGAGGTCACGGCCGAGAACTTCGGGGGCGAGGGCGAGCAGTTCAACCAGACCATCCGCGACTTCTCCGACTTCAGCCAGACGCTGAGCGACAACCGGGAGGAGTTCTTCGGGTCGGCCCGGGCGCTGCAGGGCTTCATCAGCACCCTCGCCGAGAACGACCAGACCGTCCGCGACTTCAACCAGTCGATCGCCGACGTGTCCACCGTGCTGGAGGGCGAGAAGGAGGAGCTGGCGGCCTCGCTGCGCAACCTCTCGACCGCGCTGGGGGAGGTCTCGACCTTCGTGCGTGACAACCGCGCGATCCTCGGTCGCAACATCGAGGGCCTCAACCGGGTCTCCAAGGTCCTGGTCAAGCAACGCGACGCGCTCGACGAGATCCTGTCCGCGGCCCCGGTCGCCCTCAACAACCTGGCCCTGACCTACAACCCGCAGGCGGGCACGCTCGACACCCGCTCCAACCTCGAGCAGACGCCCGGGCAGATCGCCGCCGACCCGGCGACGTTCCTGTGCGGCTTCGTCAGCCAGGCCGACACCTCCGGTGAGGCCTGCGACCTGATCCAGGAGGCACTGCCCGAGCCGAGCCGCGTACCCCTCGGACAGGGCCCGAACCCCGCCTGGCAGGACCGCTTCGACCAGAGCCTCGGCGGACTCGTGGAGGTGGGACGATGA
- a CDS encoding MCE family protein has protein sequence MSVPFRERNPVVVGAISLAVIAGLILVSFKASSLPVIGGGDVYYASFSEAGGLKANDEVRVAGVRVGKVEEVALAGDHVRVRFRVEDDVDFGQESAAAIKVKTLLGAMFLALQPAGDGQMNEGSEIPVERTSSPYDVVEAFEGLAETSADIDTDQLAESMTTLADLTRNTPEEFRAALDGVSALSANVADKNEQINTLLQNLEKVSTVLDERDEDIIALMRDADVLFRALVRRREAIHDLLVSTSTLSRELTTLVRQSREDLKPALTHLENVVRVLNKNEDNIDNSLRLMAPFYRVFANTLGTGPWFDTYIQNMPPVPQVGR, from the coding sequence ATGAGCGTGCCGTTCCGCGAGCGCAACCCGGTGGTGGTCGGGGCGATCAGCCTCGCCGTCATCGCCGGGTTGATCCTCGTCTCCTTCAAGGCGTCCTCGCTGCCGGTCATCGGCGGTGGCGACGTCTACTACGCGAGCTTCAGCGAGGCCGGTGGCCTCAAGGCCAACGACGAGGTCCGGGTCGCCGGCGTCCGGGTGGGCAAGGTCGAGGAGGTCGCCCTGGCCGGTGACCACGTCCGGGTCCGCTTCCGGGTCGAGGACGACGTGGACTTCGGCCAGGAGTCCGCCGCCGCGATCAAGGTCAAGACGCTGCTCGGGGCGATGTTCCTCGCGCTGCAGCCCGCGGGCGACGGCCAGATGAACGAGGGGTCGGAGATCCCCGTCGAGCGGACCAGCTCCCCGTACGACGTGGTGGAGGCCTTCGAGGGTCTCGCCGAGACCTCGGCGGACATCGACACCGACCAGCTGGCCGAGTCGATGACGACGCTGGCGGACCTGACCCGCAACACGCCCGAGGAGTTCCGGGCCGCCCTCGACGGCGTCTCCGCCCTCTCGGCGAACGTGGCGGACAAGAACGAGCAGATCAACACGCTCCTGCAGAACCTCGAGAAGGTGTCCACGGTGCTCGACGAGCGCGACGAGGACATCATCGCGCTGATGCGGGACGCCGACGTGCTCTTCCGGGCGCTGGTGAGGCGGCGGGAGGCGATCCACGACCTGCTGGTGTCGACGTCGACGCTCTCGCGGGAGCTGACGACCCTGGTGCGGCAGAGCCGCGAGGACCTGAAGCCGGCCCTGACCCACCTCGAGAACGTGGTCCGGGTGCTCAACAAGAACGAGGACAACATCGACAACAGCCTGCGACTGATGGCGCCGTTCTACCGCGTGTTCGCCAACACGCTGGGCACCGGCCCGTGGTTCGACACCTACATCCAGAACATGCCGCCCGTGCCGCAGGTGGGGAGGTGA